The window CTCATATCAATTACTTGGTCGTTACCTTACAGGACAGAAGCTCTTACTACTTTTCACCGCCACCCTAACCCTGCAGCATAGTACTATCGCTTATGGGTCTGAGTCCTCTGGGAGCATCCGCATGGCGCGGCCTGACTGCCCAGACAAGTGTGGTAACGTCAGCATCCCGTACCCGTTCGGCACCGGGAAAGGCTGCTTCCAAGGACCCTTTAGTGTCACATGCAATGCCAGTGGGCCATATCTAGCTTCAACCAGAGTTAGGATACTGGACATCAATCTTACCATGGGTGAGATTCGTGTTCTGAACCCACGTATAGCATGGGAATGCAACTACACAGACAGCACCAATAGCAACGGTTCGGATGGGTTAAGACTTGAtccttttcataagctttccaacaccaAGAACAAGTTGATATCGATCGGTTGTGCTACACTTGGATTTATCGGAGGAATGACCAAGGGCGAGAACCAGATTTCGTTCCCCATTGTTAACTCATGCTTTTCATTCTGCACTGACGCAAGTAGCATGAATGGTAGCACAGAGTGCGGTGGCATGGGTTGCTGCCAAATCCCCTTTCCAGGAAACATCAGCTCCTTCCGCACCGGATCTAGACCATTGACAATATACGACTCTAGCACCCAGCCTTTCCGCCCGTGCAGCTACACATTCGTTGCTGAGGAGGACTGGTTCAAGTTCAATCATTCATATATCATGTCTACAAATTTCGCAACTAAATATACAGATGGGGTCCCTTTGGTACTAGATTGGGTTGTTGGTAATAAAAGTTGTTCGGAAGCCACCAAGATGGGATCACAGTATGCATGCCAAGCCATGAACAGTGAATGCATCGATGTCTCCAATGGCCCTGGTTACCGCTGCAACTGCTCTCAAGGTTATGAGGGCAATCCCTACCTACAAGGAGGGTGCCAAGGTACGTATATGCATCTTGCAGACTCAACCTACTCTCTTTCTATCAGTTGATCCATGTTGGCATTCTCCTCACTTCCTTGAAATGACAGATATCAATGAGTGCGAACCTCCAAACCAGTCCTTCTACCCTTGCAAAGGTAATTGCAGAAATACCGACGGAAACTACGTCTGTCTCTGCCCATCAGGATTCAGGAGCGATGATCCCAATAGCATACCCTGCGTTCCAGCTGACCCAAAGAAAGCGCTGAAGGTTGTTTTAGGTAATGAGGTTGTTACTTGTTAGTAATCAAAATATTCTGCACCGATTATACAACTCCAAGTACACTTTGTATGCATGTTGCACTGGTTTTTAGGCAAACGTGGACAGTGCTGCTAGTTGAACTGATGGTAATTAActatcatgattttcaggcatattCTTCTGTGTTGTCTTCCTCATGGTTTGTATCTTTGCTCTACGGGCTGAGTATCAGAAAAGGAAGCTTGCCAAAGAGAAGGACAAATTCTTTGATCAGAATGGTGGTCAGATATTATATCGCCAAATTATGTCAAAGGAAGTCGACACATTGAAGATATTTACACaagaagatctgaagaaggctacaaacaatTTTGACAAGAGCAAAGAACTGGGCAGGGGTGGTCATGGCACTGTCTACAAGGGCATTCTGAAGGATGACAGGGTAGTGGCCGTCAAACGCTCAAAGATAATGAACGTGGCCGAAACTGATGAATTTGTGCAGGAGATTATTATACTTTCACAGACCAACCACCGGAATGTGGTCAGGCTTCTAGGGTGCTGCTTAGAGGTGGAAGTACCCATACTGGTCTATGAATTCATCCCAAATGGCACTCTATTTGAGTTCATCCATCGTAGCTACGGGAGTCCACCGCCCTCGCTGGACACCCGTCTCAGGGTCGCTCAAGAATCCGCCGAAGCACTGGCATATTTGCATCTGTCCATGAACCACCCTATAGTGCACGGGGATGTCAAGTCTATGAACATTCTCTTGGACGACAACTACATGGCGAAGGTGACTGACTTTGGGGCGTC is drawn from Triticum dicoccoides isolate Atlit2015 ecotype Zavitan chromosome 4A, WEW_v2.0, whole genome shotgun sequence and contains these coding sequences:
- the LOC119287781 gene encoding wall-associated receptor kinase 3-like isoform X1, with protein sequence MVWSLTAGQKLLLLFTATLTLQHSTIAYGSESSGSIRMARPDCPDKCGNVSIPYPFGTGKGCFQGPFSVTCNASGPYLASTRVRILDINLTMGEIRVLNPRIAWECNYTDSTNSNGSDGLRLDPFHKLSNTKNKLISIGCATLGFIGGMTKGENQISFPIVNSCFSFCTDASSMNGSTECGGMGCCQIPFPGNISSFRTGSRPLTIYDSSTQPFRPCSYTFVAEEDWFKFNHSYIMSTNFATKYTDGVPLVLDWVVGNKSCSEATKMGSQYACQAMNSECIDVSNGPGYRCNCSQGYEGNPYLQGGCQDINECEPPNQSFYPCKGNCRNTDGNYVCLCPSGFRSDDPNSIPCVPADPKKALKVVLGIFFCVVFLMVCIFALRAEYQKRKLAKEKDKFFDQNGGQILYRQIMSKEVDTLKIFTQEDLKKATNNFDKSKELGRGGHGTVYKGILKDDRVVAVKRSKIMNVAETDEFVQEIIILSQTNHRNVVRLLGCCLEVEVPILVYEFIPNGTLFEFIHRSYGSPPPSLDTRLRVAQESAEALAYLHLSMNHPIVHGDVKSMNILLDDNYMAKVTDFGASRMLPKDAAQFMTMVQGTLGYLDPEYLQERQLTEKSDVYSFGVVLLELITGKTAIYNDGPNEGKSLVRSFLLAMKEDSLEDILDPSIMRAGTATLLGEVAALGRMCLGPMGEERPSMTEVADRLKALRSTWREELVLDRAVTENMVVHMPPAAAPMPLDLASSSSGAPSTVPYMSGMGMESPR
- the LOC119287781 gene encoding wall-associated receptor kinase 3-like isoform X2, with the translated sequence MARPDCPDKCGNVSIPYPFGTGKGCFQGPFSVTCNASGPYLASTRVRILDINLTMGEIRVLNPRIAWECNYTDSTNSNGSDGLRLDPFHKLSNTKNKLISIGCATLGFIGGMTKGENQISFPIVNSCFSFCTDASSMNGSTECGGMGCCQIPFPGNISSFRTGSRPLTIYDSSTQPFRPCSYTFVAEEDWFKFNHSYIMSTNFATKYTDGVPLVLDWVVGNKSCSEATKMGSQYACQAMNSECIDVSNGPGYRCNCSQGYEGNPYLQGGCQDINECEPPNQSFYPCKGNCRNTDGNYVCLCPSGFRSDDPNSIPCVPADPKKALKVVLGIFFCVVFLMVCIFALRAEYQKRKLAKEKDKFFDQNGGQILYRQIMSKEVDTLKIFTQEDLKKATNNFDKSKELGRGGHGTVYKGILKDDRVVAVKRSKIMNVAETDEFVQEIIILSQTNHRNVVRLLGCCLEVEVPILVYEFIPNGTLFEFIHRSYGSPPPSLDTRLRVAQESAEALAYLHLSMNHPIVHGDVKSMNILLDDNYMAKVTDFGASRMLPKDAAQFMTMVQGTLGYLDPEYLQERQLTEKSDVYSFGVVLLELITGKTAIYNDGPNEGKSLVRSFLLAMKEDSLEDILDPSIMRAGTATLLGEVAALGRMCLGPMGEERPSMTEVADRLKALRSTWREELVLDRAVTENMVVHMPPAAAPMPLDLASSSSGAPSTVPYMSGMGMESPR